In Triticum urartu cultivar G1812 chromosome 6, Tu2.1, whole genome shotgun sequence, the following proteins share a genomic window:
- the LOC125513516 gene encoding uncharacterized protein LOC125513516 has product MADRGSNSTLDAAATGEAGTLDSLDRRAPAPATRDPVPTPAPVLGEFGSDSAPRVVEMMERLRLTAIEAQPVLVDDEDEVDQVDPGRALVGKVLSPNVLHINTIPSAMRPAWGNPQGLLFHPAGDNLFVAEFATPADRARVLEGSPWMVGRHAVLFKDFDAEIQPTQMIFDRLTIWARIMALPPRLMKSKLGMEFAKSIGKIVRVESDADGRCWGPYMRVRAEVLVQEPVVRYVTVTSAKTKSTETYSVMYERLPFFCFSCGLLGHSSMLCPTPGVRDENGELPYAAMKVCVPDDQPKRSGGSKSSFASSSSGFFQRTSGQKTFTAGTRISNPSSQANNVAKNDVVDETEVSSPAKGGPGRGSSSRGRGRASSARGRGRGKIGGSGKELFPVSKSKKGMSGQKRKTAKDTPGQLSEGTTCSEINQLAIVLSGNSVGAAPPLEMIGDIESDKKQRTSPTRSADPAVAAEQHRQMQ; this is encoded by the coding sequence ATGGCAGACCGAGGCTCGAATTCCACCCTTGATGCGGCGGCTACTGGAGAGGCTGGGACCCTGGACTCCTTGGATCGACGCGCCCCCGCGCCTGCAACAAGGGATCCGGTGCCGACCCCCGCCCCGGTGCTCGGGGAGTTTGGTTCTGATTCTGCCCCTCGTGTGGTGGAGATGATGGAGCGCCTCCGTCTGACGGCGATTGAGGCGCAACCGGTCTTGGTGGATGATGAAGATGAGGTGGATCAGGTGGATCCGGGTCGTGCGCTGGTGGGGAAGGTGCTCTCCCCCAACGTCCTCCACATCAACACCATCCCATCGGCAATGAGGCCGGCGTGGGGAAATCCCCAAGGCTTGCTGTTCCATCCAGCAGGAGATAACCTGTTTGTGGCGGAGTTCGCCACCCCTGCAGACCGTGCTCGTGTTCTGGAAGGCTCGCCATGGATGGTGGGTCGCCATGCTGTCCTTTTCAAGGATTTTGATGCTGAAATTCAACCGACTCAGATGATCTTTGATCGACTGACCATATGGGCACGAATTATGGCCCTGCCTCCAAGACTGATGAAATCCAAGCTTGGTATGGAATTTGCAAAGTCGATTGGCAAGATTGTGCGTGTGGAGTCGGATGCCGATGGTCGCTGTTGGGGCCCCTACATGAGGGTTCGGGCCGAGGTTTTGGTTCAGGAACCAGTGGTAAGGTATGTTACTGTAACATCTGCCAAAACGAAGAGCACCGAAACATATTCAGTCATGTACGAGCGACTACCTTTCTTCTGCTTTTCATGTGGCCTGTTAGGTCACTCGTCGATGTTGTGCCCAACTCCGGGCGTCCGTGATGAAAATGGAGAGCTCCCCTATGCTGCCATGAAAGTGTGTGTTCCTGATGATCAACCAAAGCGGTCGGGGGGCTCAAAGTCCAGTTTTGCTTCTTCCTCGTCCGGCTTTTTTCAGAGAACCTCGGGACAGAAGACCTTTACTGCTGGTACTAGAATTTCTAATCCTAGCAGTCAAGCCAATAATGTTGCCAAGAATGATGTGGTCGATGAGACAGAGGTTTCCTCCCCAGCTAAGGGTGGTCCTGGCCGTGGTAGCTCATCCCGTGGAAGGGGGCGTGCCAGTTCTGCCCGTGGTCGTGGCCGAGGGAAGATTGGGGGCTCGGGCAAGGAATTGTTCCCGGTCTCTAAGTCAAAGAAAGGTATGTCCGGACAGAAACGCAAAACTGCTAAAGACACACCTGGTCAGCTCTCTGAAGGTACTACTTGCTCTGAAATCAATCAGCTTGCTATTGTTCTATCTGGCAATTCTGTTGGAGCTGCTCCTCCACTTGAAATGATTGGAGATATTGAGTCAGATAAGAAACAAAGGACTTCTCCTACCCGATCGGCGGATCCGGCGGTGGCTGCGGAGCAGCACCGCCAGATGCAATGA